The Algoriphagus halophilus sequence CGGGCATACTGTCTGCATTAGGGGTATTAAAGATTAAATCAAATCCCTCCCGCTTTAATTGATCAATCAACGTAAGGGTAAGCTTGGTAAAAATACCTTTGCCTTGAAAATCTGGATGGATGGCAGTATCTACCGCTCGGCATGCTTTTACAAGTGTACTGCCAAGCAGAAACTCCCATTGAAGGAATGCCCTTACTCCGATGATTTCTCCATCTACTTCGGCTACCAATACTGGTGAGGGGCCAAAAGGATTGTTTTCATGCTTCCATTTCCAAAGTGCTTCTGACTTAGGGATAAGAGACTCTCCTAATGAGATTCTCAGCAAAGAAATAATTTTTGGCAAATCTGAATCGGTCCCTTTTCTTAGTAACATGTAGTAAGTATAAGTAAATCATCTTTCAAAATTCATCTTTACCCTCTTTTCACCAAAGGAATGACCTCATTTCCAATCAGCTCAATGGCTTCCATCAACTGCCCATGTGTCAATCCTGCATTATCCATCTGGAACGTAAATCTTGAAATTCCTCCCAGTGCTTCACTGTGTCTGAGGATCTTTTCAGCCACTTCCTCTGGACTCCCTATCACCAATGCCCCTGTCTTTCCGGTCTGTGCATAAAAATGATTCCAGGTGACCGGTGGCCAACCTCTTTCTTTCCCAATTCTGGTAAATGTCTCGGCATACCCAGGATAATAATTTTCTAGTGCCACTTCCTTAGTTTTTGCTACATACCCCAAAGAATGTAAGCCTACTTTCAGATTCTCCTCGGCATGACCTGCTTTGATGCCAGCCTCTCTATATAAATCGATCAATGGCCTAAAACGATGGGTTTCTCCCCCAATCACCGCCACCATCAATGGCATCCCCAATTGACCTGCACGGACAAAAGAACCTGGAGTACCACCTACCCCTAACCAAATAGGAAGCTTCTTTTGAAGCGGCCTGGGGTAAATGCTTTGATTGTTTAAGGCAGGTCTGAACTGTCCCTGCCAAGTGACAGTCTCCTGATCCCTGATCTGAAGCAACAGACCTAACTTTTCAGAAAAAAGTTTATCATAATCATTCAGTCTTAATCCAAACAAGGGAAAAGCCTCGGTAAAAGACCCTCTGCCAGCCACTATTTCTGCTCGCCCTTTGGATATCAAATCCAGGGTTGCGAACTCTTGAAATACTCGTACAGGATCAGCTGCACTGATCACAGAAACAGCGGAAGTCAATTTGATACGTTGGGTTCTTGAGGCTGCAGCAGCCAAAATTATTGCTGTAGCTGAATCCAAAAACTCTTTTCGGTGATGCTCTCCTATCCCAAACACATCCAAACCCATCTGGTCTGCATATTCTATTCTTGCTAAAAGTTGTTCCAATGACAATACGCTCTTTTGTCCGTCTATTTGTACATCACCTGCTTCTGTGGCAGCAAAACTATCTATTCCTATTTCCATTTTTTTCCAAATCTATTTGGCATTAAACCAAATTCCTTCGCACTAAATTCCCTTCCTCCACACAATAATTGAGTGAATTCCTTAGTTAAAAAATTTTAAGTCAATTTTCTCTTTATCAATTTTCAATAGTTTTGATTTTATTTTTTTCTCAACGCTTATGAACAACTCCAATCCAATCAAGCAGTTTGCTTTACTTTCACTGGGAGTCTATATCCTTTCCTATGGGTTTCCTTTTCCGCTGGACAACATCCCTTTTACTCATGAGGTCTTTTCAAAATATGTCCTCTCACTCCAGGAAAAGTACATTCTGTTTTTCGGCAAATCTTTCTTGGGTCTTCCTGAGCTGGAAAAAATCCAGAGAACGGGAAGTGGGGACACTACCTTTGATTATGTGAAAATCCCAGCCTTGATGACCTTTTCATTTTTAGTGGCCATCGGGCTATTCTCCCTCAAAAAAGTACGCATCCATGCGGTTGATTTCTACCAATTGATATTGATTTATGCCAGGTATTATGTGGGCTTAACGCTCATTTCCTATGGCATCGCAAAATTTCTAATAGGCCAATTCCCTGGACCAAGTTTCTATTCCATGGATATTTTGGTAGGAGACATATCCCCCATGGGCTTGGCCTGGAGATTTTTTGGATATTCAGACACCTACAAAATATTTATGGGCTTATCAGAGTTGATCGCGGGATTTCTATTACTCTTTAGAAGGACAGCCATCTTAGGTGCACTGGTAGCTATTTCGGTTTGTCTCAACATTGTATTGGTCAACTTCTCCTTTGATGTACCGGTAAAGTTATTTTCCTCTCATCTATTGTTCTTTTCCATTCTAATTCTTCTCCCTGGAGCGAAAGCATTGTTTGACTTTCTGATTCTCCACAAGCCCAGCAAATTAGAGTTGATGTCTCCTCTTTTTACCTCGAAAAAGTGGAAAACAGCATGGGTTATAGTCAATATCTATTTGGTAGGAGTAATTCCCTTGTCAAGAATGTATGGGCATTACAGCAGCCAGGAATTTAGAGCCATGGAAAATGAATGGGAAGGTTTGTATACTGGATTTGAAAATGAGGCTGCCAGCCCTTGGACCAAAATCATTGTTGAAAAAAACTACCTGGTCTTAAAACCTGAAGAAGGAACCCAAGATTTTTATACCATTCTGGAAATAAAGGAGGGTGGAATGGTTTTGTTGAAAAACACCGAGGATGAGGATAACCCCCATGAACTATCCATAAAAGCACTGCCCACCCAGCAATACGAACTGAAAATCCGAATTGGAGAAAAGGAAAACACCCTTGTAGGAAGTAAAAAGTCAGTATCCGATTATCAATTAACGAAGCGAGGCTTTCATTGGATCAATGAATACCCTTTCAATCGGTGATTTATTGAACTTTCAGCGTTTCCACTTTTTCACTTACCCCGTTTTCATTAATGGCTTCAATGGTGAAATAGTAATCTTTCATCCGGTCCATGGTCTTGAGCCAATATTCATTGTTGCCAAGAACCATGATGCTGGTATAGAGTTTATCGGGAGCAGTGCCGTAATGGATGTTGTAGGCATAGGCATCATCTACCGGTTGCCATTTGATAAATGCACTTCGTTTGTCTTTCTCGGTTCTCAATACCACAAATCCATTGACTTTTTCAGGGGCCTTACCGGCTCCTTTTCCAAATACCCTCAAACCACTCAATGCAAACTTCCCGGTGGGCATGTGGACATTTTCCAATCGGATGAACCGCGCCTTCACAGGATTTTTGAGTTCAATATACTCATGTGGAACATCTGTTTGGTTTTTGCTTTTGTCTTTCAAAACCTTCCAGTTTTTACCGTCCTCTGAATACTTCAATACATATTGGTGATACTGATCATTGTATTTCCCCAATCGGTTGGCTGCCACATCCTGGTCTGCATAATTAATCTGTACCGCATGCACGGTACTCACATCCCCTAAATCTGATTGGATCCACTCTCCTGCATCCCCCGTCTTGGCAGACCAATAGGTTTTCAGATCCTCATCGTTGGCTTTGTTCGCAGTATAACTCCCCAAGGTAGAAGAGACTTGCATGGGTTTATCATAATTCAGGAGCATCCAACCCGTAAATGCTCCCGGCTTATCCGTAGCAGGCAAATAGTGGGGGTAATCGCCAAAGGCGGTATTGGCCCACATCACATCATCTTGATCAAATCCCGCAGGCCAAATCCCCAATCTTCTTTCAAAGGTATTTTTGACCGAAATCATGATGGTACTGACATGCCAATAATTCCCTTGATTATCCAGAAAGGTTGCTCCATGCCCGGCTCCCCGGGCAAAGCCTCCCAGCTTCATACTTAGGGGATCGGATTGGGGTGCAAAAGGTCCCAAAGGGGAATCTCCCA is a genomic window containing:
- a CDS encoding LLM class flavin-dependent oxidoreductase codes for the protein MEIGIDSFAATEAGDVQIDGQKSVLSLEQLLARIEYADQMGLDVFGIGEHHRKEFLDSATAIILAAAASRTQRIKLTSAVSVISAADPVRVFQEFATLDLISKGRAEIVAGRGSFTEAFPLFGLRLNDYDKLFSEKLGLLLQIRDQETVTWQGQFRPALNNQSIYPRPLQKKLPIWLGVGGTPGSFVRAGQLGMPLMVAVIGGETHRFRPLIDLYREAGIKAGHAEENLKVGLHSLGYVAKTKEVALENYYPGYAETFTRIGKERGWPPVTWNHFYAQTGKTGALVIGSPEEVAEKILRHSEALGGISRFTFQMDNAGLTHGQLMEAIELIGNEVIPLVKRG
- a CDS encoding discoidin domain-containing protein, producing MNRFLLLLALFIKGISPVFSQQLTYCNPINLDYGYTPIPNFTEWGRHRATADPVIVNYKGDYILFSTNQWGYWTSPDMYRWTFHSRFFLNPWNQVYDELCAPAVGIKGDTVLVMGSTYEQDFTIWMSTDPLANEWKPLVEKFEIGGWDPDFFTDDDGRLYMYNGSSNRYPLYGIELNTNTLDPIGTRKEMYLLEPWRYGWQRFGEHMDNTFLDPFMEGAHMTKHNGKYYLQYGAPGTEFSGYSDGVVVGDSPLGPFAPQSDPLSMKLGGFARGAGHGATFLDNQGNYWHVSTIMISVKNTFERRLGIWPAGFDQDDVMWANTAFGDYPHYLPATDKPGAFTGWMLLNYDKPMQVSSTLGSYTANKANDEDLKTYWSAKTGDAGEWIQSDLGDVSTVHAVQINYADQDVAANRLGKYNDQYHQYVLKYSEDGKNWKVLKDKSKNQTDVPHEYIELKNPVKARFIRLENVHMPTGKFALSGLRVFGKGAGKAPEKVNGFVVLRTEKDKRSAFIKWQPVDDAYAYNIHYGTAPDKLYTSIMVLGNNEYWLKTMDRMKDYYFTIEAINENGVSEKVETLKVQ